In Thermodesulfovibrionales bacterium, the DNA window CAAGACGCTTCCCGGATCGGAAATCCCGGGGGTGCCCGCATCGGAGATGAGGGCTACGGACTCTCCAGTATGGAGCCTCCGCAGCACCTCTTCAGACTTCACCTTTTCCTTTTCTCCCCAGTAGCTCATGAGGGGCTTCGAAATGCCGTAGTGGTTCAGGAGTTTTGAAGAGTGGCGCGTGTCCTCGGCGGCGACGATATCGACCTCTTTCAAGACCCTTAGAGCCCTGAGCGTTATGTCCTCAAGATTACCGATAGGGGTAGAAACGATGTAGAGGATGCCTTTCATGTCCCTCGTCTCTAAAGTGAGATACGCCGCTGAAAAGCGTTAATGCGAAGGGTTGGAATCAGGCTGTGCCATGCGATACTCTATTTCTTGAAACTGCCCTTAAATCTATTCAGCCACATGATATGGCTTCTCTCTTCGTTGATGATTTCATCCACGATTTCCCTTTCTTTCACAGCATCCCGTATACCGTAGAAATAGAGGAGGGTCTCTTTTTCGAAGCCGAGCGCGAAGTTCACCGCGTCCTCAACGGTCTTCACGTGAGCGAGGGACGGAAGGGATTTGTTCTTTCCGAGGAAGAACTCGGACTCCACGATAGCCCTGAGGTACTGTTCGGCCTCTTCCCAGTTCTCCGGCTCGTCATCTCTTATGATGCCGGCAAGCTCGCTGAATGTCTTCTCGTGCCTCTGCTCCTTCGCGGCGAGGTTCGAAAAGAGCTTCGCAAGTCCTTCGTCCCGCCTTAAGTTCTCCGCCATGGTCGTGTAAAACTGGTATCCCAACCTCTCCGTCTGTACGGCCTGGTCGATGACTTCCCGTATCGAAAACCTTTCCATGTATCGCCTCCTCTATCCGAATCGTGACCGGTTATTCCGTATCGAGTTTCAGCAGTTTTCGCAACTTCTTGTCCGCCTTTACGATTTCGTCGACGTCGTCACCGGTAAGGTCCCATGAATATTCGCCCTTCGCGGTCCTGTGGAGCTTGATCTTTACCGGCTTCCGGGGTTTCACCTGCTGGATGTCGGGCTGCTTCTTAACCTGAACGGCATTGTCGGCGGCAAGAAGAATTCCCGGAGAAGAGAAAACAGCGGAGAGACAGAGAGAGAGTGAAACGGCGGTAATTGTATGAAATAATTTCTGAGAAAAAATCATCGAAATCCTCCCCGGCTTTTCGTTTCTCCGCCTGCTCCTAATAGCTCCTGTAACGGTTTGTTATCGGGAATCTCCTGTCCCGGCCGAAGGCCCTCCCCGTTATCTTGATGCCCGGCGGTGACTGCCTCCTCTTATACTCGCTCCTGTCGATCATTCTGATAACTTCTTCGACGCACTTCGCTTCGCAGCCCAGGCTCAGGCCCGCGGGCAGGATCTCCTCGAAACTCCTGTCGTCTTCGACGTATGCCTTCAGGATAGGATCGAGGACTTCATAGGGAGGGAGTATATCGCGGTCTTTCTGATCGGGTTTGAGTTCAGCCGAAGGCTCTTTT includes these proteins:
- a CDS encoding SAM-dependent methyltransferase; translated protein: MKGILYIVSTPIGNLEDITLRALRVLKEVDIVAAEDTRHSSKLLNHYGISKPLMSYWGEKEKVKSEEVLRRLHTGESVALISDAGTPGISDPGSVL
- a CDS encoding ferritin family protein, with the protein product MERFSIREVIDQAVQTERLGYQFYTTMAENLRRDEGLAKLFSNLAAKEQRHEKTFSELAGIIRDDEPENWEEAEQYLRAIVESEFFLGKNKSLPSLAHVKTVEDAVNFALGFEKETLLYFYGIRDAVKEREIVDEIINEERSHIMWLNRFKGSFKK